The following are encoded in a window of Novosphingobium sp. THN1 genomic DNA:
- the lptF gene encoding LPS export ABC transporter permease LptF has product MKFLTATDRYIARLVFVPMLSVFVLAASLLILDKMLKLFDFVATEGGPVSVVFKMLANLLPEYASLAIPLGLMLGILFAFRKLATSSELDVMRAVGLSYTRLLRVPYMFAIGLAALNLLIVSYLQPLSRYYYEQLQFELRSGALGASIKVGEFNSLQDRTALRVDTSRDEGRDLRGIFARLQTANGQVMVISAREGRFFANKESPDTVILRLTDGQIVQDGPGITSPRVLTFASHDLPIDLPKIEQFRQRGDADREYFLPELLQIGWNDRYSEEIRNQSKASLNYRLVEVVMMFLLPLLAVALAVPPKRSTSALGVFLSIVLVVAYHKVNQYGQDVASLGRIDPVLALWGPFVVFSALILWMYWKIAYVPGGQPIGALETGFAKVSRSIRKLFERKRLRDEPAVAEEDAAHAA; this is encoded by the coding sequence GTGAAGTTCCTCACCGCCACCGACCGCTACATTGCCCGGCTCGTTTTCGTGCCGATGCTGTCGGTGTTCGTGCTTGCCGCGTCGTTGCTGATCCTCGACAAGATGCTGAAGCTGTTCGACTTCGTGGCGACCGAGGGCGGACCGGTAAGCGTTGTGTTCAAGATGCTGGCGAACCTGCTGCCGGAATATGCCAGCCTCGCCATTCCGCTCGGCCTGATGCTGGGCATTCTGTTCGCATTCCGCAAGCTGGCGACAAGTTCGGAACTCGACGTGATGCGCGCGGTCGGCCTGTCCTATACCCGCCTGCTGCGCGTGCCCTACATGTTCGCAATCGGGCTTGCTGCGCTCAACCTGCTGATCGTCAGCTACCTTCAGCCGCTTTCGCGCTATTACTACGAGCAGCTGCAATTCGAATTGCGCTCGGGCGCCCTGGGCGCATCGATCAAGGTGGGCGAATTCAATTCGCTGCAGGATCGCACGGCCCTGCGAGTCGATACGAGCCGGGACGAGGGCCGCGATTTGCGCGGCATCTTCGCTCGCCTGCAGACCGCGAACGGGCAGGTCATGGTGATTTCGGCGCGGGAGGGGCGCTTCTTTGCCAACAAGGAAAGCCCGGATACGGTGATCCTGCGCCTGACCGATGGCCAGATCGTGCAGGACGGCCCCGGCATCACCTCGCCACGCGTGCTGACTTTCGCCAGCCACGACCTTCCGATCGACCTCCCGAAGATCGAGCAGTTCCGCCAGCGCGGTGACGCCGACCGCGAGTATTTCCTCCCTGAACTGCTGCAGATCGGCTGGAATGACCGCTATTCAGAGGAGATCCGCAACCAGTCTAAGGCGAGCTTGAACTACCGGCTGGTCGAAGTGGTGATGATGTTCCTGCTGCCGCTACTTGCGGTGGCGCTGGCGGTGCCACCCAAGCGCTCGACCTCGGCGCTGGGCGTGTTCCTGTCGATCGTGCTGGTCGTGGCCTATCACAAGGTCAACCAGTACGGGCAGGACGTGGCCAGCCTTGGAAGGATCGACCCCGTGTTGGCCCTGTGGGGGCCGTTCGTGGTCTTTTCGGCGCTGATCCTGTGGATGTACTGGAAGATCGCCTACGTTCCCGGCGGCCAGCCGATTGGTGCGCTCGAAACCGGATTTGCCAAGGTTTCGCGTTCGATCCGCAAGCTGTTCGAGCGCAAGCGGTTGCGCGACGAGCCTGCCGTTGCCGAGGAAGACGCAGCCCATGCAGCTTGA
- the lptG gene encoding LPS export ABC transporter permease LptG yields MQLEFFPSRTLATYIAKMFAVRIVAVLLMLVLVLQMLDLLSESGKVLAAPGNGQGELLTYVSLRMPQLISRFLPYSVLLATIITLMTLNQNSEVIAMKAAGLSAHQVLAPLFLVAAVTSAVTFGFNERIVTRSTATLKAWQNVEYGPIPQESAIKANVWLQDGPNILFARSVAGEGKAMRMDGVSWYRRDPTGMVTEIVTSPSAAYANPGWKFRDPVVFDVQSARKTPIGRDEVFAKTVEPVQVTISRVDADAESLTQLSGSLAAIREAGFRTTELDGKWWHKLSGPLSALLMPLLGAVAAFGLARSGHLFVRAVIGMALGFAYFVFDNAALAMGNFGAYPPLLAAWAPFVLFFLIGETVLIRTEE; encoded by the coding sequence ATGCAGCTTGAATTCTTCCCTTCGCGAACCCTGGCAACCTACATTGCCAAGATGTTTGCAGTGCGGATCGTTGCCGTGCTGCTGATGCTGGTGCTGGTGCTGCAGATGCTGGACCTGCTTAGCGAAAGCGGCAAGGTGCTGGCCGCTCCGGGCAATGGGCAGGGCGAGCTGCTGACATATGTTTCGTTGCGCATGCCGCAGCTGATCAGCCGGTTTCTGCCCTATTCCGTGCTGCTGGCCACGATCATCACGCTGATGACGCTGAACCAGAACAGCGAGGTCATTGCGATGAAGGCGGCGGGGCTGTCCGCGCATCAGGTTCTGGCACCCCTGTTTCTCGTTGCGGCGGTCACCTCAGCGGTAACCTTCGGTTTCAACGAACGCATTGTCACGCGGTCCACTGCTACGCTCAAAGCCTGGCAGAACGTGGAATACGGGCCCATTCCGCAGGAATCGGCGATCAAGGCGAATGTCTGGCTGCAGGACGGCCCGAACATCCTGTTCGCCCGCTCGGTTGCCGGCGAAGGCAAGGCGATGCGGATGGATGGGGTCAGCTGGTATCGCCGCGATCCCACCGGCATGGTGACCGAAATCGTCACTTCGCCCTCGGCAGCCTATGCCAATCCCGGCTGGAAGTTCCGCGATCCCGTGGTGTTCGATGTGCAGAGTGCCCGCAAGACGCCGATCGGCCGCGACGAGGTTTTCGCCAAAACGGTGGAGCCGGTCCAGGTCACGATCAGCCGGGTCGACGCCGATGCGGAATCGCTGACACAGCTATCGGGTTCGCTCGCCGCGATCCGCGAGGCAGGCTTCCGCACCACCGAGCTTGACGGCAAGTGGTGGCACAAGCTTTCGGGGCCGCTTTCGGCGCTGCTCATGCCTTTGCTCGGTGCCGTGGCTGCATTCGGCCTGGCCCGATCGGGGCACCTCTTCGTGCGCGCGGTGATCGGCATGGCGCTGGGCTTTGCCTACTTCGTGTTCGATAACGCGGCCTTGGCCATGGGCAATTTCGGCGCTTACCCGCCGCTGCTGGCCGCGTGGGCGCCCTTCGTCCTGTTCTTCCTCATCGGCGAGACGGTGCTGATCCGCACCGAGGAATAG
- a CDS encoding rhodanese family protein, which translates to MTLPTITPAQAKALLDEGARLIDIRDADEHRRQSIPGAANMPLAALEPVSGHPAVIWHCRSGMRTGANAERLAAASGCPGYLLEGGIDGWRAAGLPVKTDAKAPLEIMRQVQMIAGLLILAGVVLSLTVAQGFVALSAFVGAGLFMAGATGWCGMAKLLALMPWNRRTA; encoded by the coding sequence ATGACGCTTCCAACCATCACCCCTGCCCAAGCCAAGGCGCTGCTCGACGAGGGCGCCCGGCTCATCGACATCCGCGACGCCGACGAACATCGCCGGCAGAGCATCCCTGGCGCGGCCAACATGCCGCTTGCGGCTCTGGAACCGGTATCAGGCCACCCCGCGGTGATCTGGCATTGCCGTTCAGGCATGCGCACAGGTGCCAATGCCGAACGGCTCGCCGCCGCGTCCGGCTGTCCCGGCTACCTTCTCGAAGGTGGCATTGACGGCTGGCGTGCGGCGGGCCTGCCAGTGAAGACCGACGCCAAGGCACCGCTCGAGATCATGCGGCAGGTCCAGATGATCGCCGGGCTGCTGATCCTTGCAGGCGTGGTGCTGTCGCTCACCGTGGCGCAGGGCTTCGTCGCGCTTTCTGCTTTCGTCGGGGCGGGCCTGTTCATGGCCGGGGCAACCGGCTGGTGCGGCATGGCCAAGTTGCTTGCCCTGATGCCGTGGAACCGCCGCACTGCCTGA
- a CDS encoding fatty acid desaturase, which produces MIATDTLETPRDVAAAGVEAPKLPRGLAGTPDDKEMLRSAVELTRDIATARPEIYWPDMLGSAALGYAALAGAILIGNPLAAALSGVVAALALYRALLFIHELTHIHKNALPGFRFAWNLLVGIPMLTPSLMYEGVHTLHHARTRYGTVEDPEYLPLALMKPWSLPLFALVALLLPIGLLIRSAILVPLGAVVPPLRRLVWERASALSINPEFRRRPPEGEFARQVFWQELGASAWALFVLWWSATHSWRPLLIGIAVISLTALLNQIRTLVAHLWENEGEAMTVTGQYLDSVNVPPPAWLAPLWAPVGLRYHALHHLLPSMPYHSLAEAHRRIVAHLGTGSTYEKGNYNGLLPLIGRLARSTMMPR; this is translated from the coding sequence ATGATTGCGACCGATACGCTTGAAACTCCCCGCGACGTGGCTGCTGCCGGTGTCGAAGCTCCGAAGCTTCCCCGCGGCCTTGCCGGAACGCCCGACGACAAGGAAATGCTCCGCTCCGCCGTCGAACTGACGCGCGACATCGCGACCGCGCGACCCGAAATCTACTGGCCCGACATGCTGGGGTCAGCCGCGCTTGGCTATGCCGCGCTGGCCGGCGCCATCCTGATCGGCAACCCGCTGGCTGCCGCGCTTTCCGGCGTGGTCGCTGCGCTGGCGCTCTACCGCGCGCTGCTGTTCATCCACGAACTCACCCACATCCACAAGAATGCACTGCCGGGCTTCCGCTTTGCGTGGAACCTGCTGGTCGGCATCCCGATGCTGACACCCTCGCTCATGTACGAAGGCGTCCACACGCTGCATCATGCGCGCACGCGCTATGGCACGGTCGAGGACCCTGAGTACTTGCCGCTCGCACTGATGAAGCCGTGGTCGCTGCCGCTGTTCGCGCTGGTTGCTCTGCTGTTGCCGATTGGCCTGCTGATCCGCTCGGCGATTCTGGTGCCGCTGGGCGCGGTTGTTCCGCCACTGCGTCGCCTGGTCTGGGAGCGTGCCTCGGCGCTATCGATCAACCCCGAATTTCGCCGCCGTCCCCCTGAAGGCGAATTCGCGCGGCAGGTGTTCTGGCAGGAGCTGGGTGCATCGGCCTGGGCGCTGTTCGTCTTGTGGTGGAGCGCCACGCACTCGTGGCGCCCGCTGCTGATCGGCATAGCGGTAATTTCCCTCACCGCGTTGCTCAACCAGATCCGTACGCTGGTCGCTCATCTGTGGGAGAACGAGGGCGAGGCGATGACCGTGACCGGCCAGTACCTCGATTCAGTCAACGTGCCGCCGCCCGCATGGCTGGCGCCGCTGTGGGCACCGGTCGGCCTGCGCTACCACGCGCTGCACCATTTGCTGCCCTCAATGCCCTATCACTCGCTGGCCGAAGCGCACCGCCGTATCGTGGCGCACCTCGGCACAGGCTCGACGTACGAGAAGGGCAACTACAACGGCCTGCTGCCGCTCATCGGCAGGCTGGCGCGCAGCACAATGATGCCGCGCTGA
- a CDS encoding N-acetyltransferase, giving the protein MAQGEVIITPVSGKADRKAFVDLAYRLNANDPNWVPPLRMEAEELITPGKNPFFEHADVQLFLARRENVVVGRISAHIDHLAIAMDPAQGMGPGTGNWGLLEAEDQAVAQALIGRAEGWLREKGMTRVLAPLSMSIWEEPGQLTMGFDHPPTVMMGHQPQRYDDYIKALGYQPAKTLNTYELDITKGFPPLIQRIVQSGEKNAKIRIRNVDKSKFDAEAALILDILNDAWSDNWGFVPFTDTEIKYAGKKFKPIVREDLIMIAEYEGEPVAFMMTLPDLNEVLKPMGGKLFPFNWAKLLLWLRKPRVRTMRVPLMGVRKRLQASRLASQLAFMMIEAIRLNSVREYGASRGEIGWILDDNQGMNAIAEAIDSHVNKTYVIYDKPLA; this is encoded by the coding sequence GTGGCTCAAGGCGAAGTAATCATCACACCGGTTTCCGGCAAGGCTGACCGAAAGGCCTTCGTCGACCTCGCATATCGCCTCAATGCCAATGATCCGAACTGGGTGCCGCCGCTGCGGATGGAAGCCGAGGAGTTGATCACGCCCGGCAAGAATCCGTTCTTCGAACATGCCGACGTGCAGCTTTTCCTCGCTCGCCGGGAAAATGTGGTGGTGGGCCGCATCTCCGCCCACATCGATCATCTGGCCATCGCCATGGATCCCGCGCAGGGCATGGGCCCGGGCACCGGGAATTGGGGCCTCCTCGAAGCCGAGGACCAAGCCGTCGCACAGGCACTGATCGGCCGCGCTGAAGGCTGGCTGCGCGAAAAGGGCATGACCCGCGTGCTTGCGCCTTTGTCAATGTCGATCTGGGAAGAGCCGGGCCAGTTGACGATGGGCTTTGACCATCCGCCGACGGTGATGATGGGCCACCAGCCACAGCGCTATGACGATTATATCAAGGCCCTGGGCTATCAACCGGCCAAGACGCTCAACACCTATGAGCTCGACATCACCAAGGGCTTTCCGCCGCTGATCCAGCGGATCGTCCAGTCGGGCGAGAAGAACGCCAAGATCCGCATCCGCAATGTCGACAAGTCGAAGTTCGATGCAGAAGCGGCGCTGATCCTCGACATCCTCAACGATGCCTGGTCGGACAACTGGGGCTTTGTCCCCTTCACCGACACGGAGATCAAGTACGCCGGCAAGAAGTTCAAGCCGATCGTGCGCGAAGACCTGATCATGATCGCCGAGTACGAGGGCGAGCCGGTGGCCTTCATGATGACGCTGCCCGATCTCAACGAAGTGCTCAAGCCGATGGGTGGCAAGCTGTTCCCGTTCAACTGGGCCAAGCTGCTGCTGTGGCTGCGCAAGCCGCGCGTGCGCACGATGCGCGTGCCGCTGATGGGCGTGCGCAAGCGCCTGCAGGCCTCGCGCTTGGCCAGCCAGCTGGCTTTCATGATGATCGAGGCGATCCGCCTCAACTCGGTCCGGGAATATGGCGCGTCGCGCGGGGAGATCGGCTGGATCCTAGACGACAACCAAGGGATGAACGCCATTGCCGAGGCAATCGACAGCCACGTCAACAAGACTTACGTGATCTACGACAAGCCACTGGCCTGA
- a CDS encoding response regulator: MRALGPALIVEDDGLVALDIAEALAEAGARSVTTCASVAEAMAELEKAIPALMVLDVHLADRDDGWALAELATQLGESPPLILFTTATPAAIPATAAGLGKVLPKPFCTDVLIAMIEKERSSGLFGRLRQALSGQ; encoded by the coding sequence TTGCGTGCACTGGGGCCCGCGCTGATCGTCGAGGACGATGGCCTGGTTGCCCTGGACATTGCCGAAGCCCTGGCCGAGGCCGGGGCCAGATCGGTCACAACTTGCGCCAGCGTCGCCGAGGCGATGGCCGAACTCGAAAAAGCAATCCCGGCCCTCATGGTGCTCGACGTGCATCTTGCGGACCGGGATGATGGCTGGGCGCTTGCGGAACTGGCGACCCAGCTTGGCGAAAGCCCCCCGCTGATCCTGTTCACCACCGCAACGCCCGCGGCGATACCTGCCACTGCGGCAGGTTTGGGCAAGGTCCTGCCCAAGCCATTCTGCACCGACGTCCTGATCGCGATGATCGAGAAGGAACGCTCGTCCGGCCTGTTCGGGCGTCTCCGTCAGGCGCTGTCCGGGCAGTAG
- a CDS encoding Crp/Fnr family transcriptional regulator, whose protein sequence is MLNGGQPCLACPLAKCEALHQPPPDVRNWIAAFRHGEMRFTRGEQVFAQGTRPTFLYTVLSGVLMRTRLLEDGRRQIINFMFPGDFVGLQAALDAEMSHTVEALTNATLCTFVREKFFDLVAQQPRLSFDLTWLAAHEEAALEEHLVSLGQRNARERMAALAVFLVQRGIDTGIAPGGVLALTVTQGQIADMLGLSLVHTNRTLQTLRRMGLVDWTLSTISVPDIAAAKAYAKIDGSTFSSRPYI, encoded by the coding sequence GTGCTGAACGGAGGACAGCCATGTCTGGCTTGCCCACTGGCGAAATGTGAGGCGCTGCACCAGCCCCCGCCGGATGTCCGCAACTGGATTGCCGCGTTCCGCCATGGCGAAATGCGCTTCACCCGTGGCGAACAGGTCTTTGCGCAAGGAACGCGGCCGACATTCCTCTATACCGTGCTCTCCGGGGTTCTGATGCGGACCCGCTTGCTTGAGGACGGCCGACGCCAGATCATCAACTTCATGTTTCCGGGTGACTTCGTTGGCCTGCAGGCCGCACTCGATGCCGAGATGAGCCACACGGTCGAGGCGCTGACCAATGCCACCTTGTGCACATTCGTGCGCGAGAAGTTTTTCGATCTTGTTGCCCAGCAGCCCCGGCTGTCATTCGATCTGACCTGGCTTGCCGCCCACGAGGAGGCCGCGCTCGAGGAGCATCTGGTCTCGCTGGGCCAGCGCAATGCGCGGGAGCGGATGGCTGCACTGGCAGTGTTCCTGGTCCAGCGCGGCATCGATACTGGCATTGCACCCGGTGGCGTACTGGCGCTGACCGTCACCCAGGGACAGATTGCCGATATGCTCGGACTGTCGCTGGTTCACACCAACCGTACCCTGCAAACCTTGAGGCGCATGGGGCTGGTCGATTGGACCCTTTCGACCATCAGCGTTCCCGATATCGCCGCGGCAAAAGCCTACGCAAAGATCGATGGCAGCACATTTTCTTCGCGGCCTTACATCTAA
- a CDS encoding response regulator: MEPKNDAAVRHGQDLVLVVEDSLLVAMAIEDSLMERGLTVAVASTVESATSLVGKGMPAVALLDLQLPDGNSLDLASRLYEAGCAVAITSGLDSGSVPDSHGFAIQFRKPTSPDLLAEWVVTTLQQLTASQAG; encoded by the coding sequence ATGGAACCGAAAAACGACGCTGCCGTGCGACACGGGCAAGACCTTGTCCTCGTTGTCGAAGACAGCCTTCTGGTCGCAATGGCTATTGAAGATTCCTTGATGGAACGAGGGCTTACGGTCGCTGTAGCCTCAACTGTCGAATCGGCAACGAGCCTTGTTGGCAAGGGCATGCCAGCAGTGGCGCTGCTCGATCTGCAGCTTCCTGACGGCAACTCGCTCGATCTCGCTTCGCGCCTGTACGAAGCGGGCTGTGCGGTGGCCATCACTTCCGGGCTGGATTCCGGATCGGTGCCCGACAGCCATGGATTTGCCATCCAGTTCCGCAAGCCCACTTCACCGGACCTTCTTGCGGAATGGGTCGTTACCACATTGCAGCAGCTAACAGCCTCACAGGCGGGATAA
- a CDS encoding response regulator produces the protein MTLGAKVANQLPYLRRYARALTGSQSAGDSFVRATLEAALADESLRAMIGEGRPQLYHAFNRVWSTAYVDTVDRSSGMLGDHEAAAQERLAAMTPANRQALLLTTLEDFSIEEAAFIMGREPADVELLVQDAVAEIDRESATSVLIIEDEPLISMQLEDLVRSLGHDVCGMAATRTQAVEIVQREQPGLVLADIQLADGSSGLDAVDDILRIGSVPVIFITAYPERLLTGDRPEPTYLITKPFQEQTVRTAISQALFFGSSRPL, from the coding sequence ATGACTCTGGGTGCCAAGGTTGCCAATCAACTCCCTTATCTGCGCCGCTACGCTCGCGCATTGACGGGAAGCCAGAGCGCGGGCGATTCGTTCGTGCGCGCAACTCTGGAAGCGGCGCTTGCTGACGAATCCCTGCGCGCGATGATCGGCGAAGGCCGTCCGCAGCTCTATCATGCGTTCAACCGCGTGTGGTCAACGGCTTATGTCGACACGGTGGACCGGTCGAGCGGCATGCTCGGCGATCATGAAGCCGCCGCGCAGGAGCGGCTTGCGGCGATGACTCCAGCCAACCGCCAAGCCTTGCTGTTGACCACGCTGGAAGACTTCAGCATCGAGGAAGCGGCCTTCATCATGGGCCGCGAGCCGGCTGACGTAGAGCTGCTCGTGCAGGATGCCGTTGCCGAGATCGACCGCGAATCGGCGACGTCGGTGCTCATCATCGAAGACGAACCGCTCATCTCGATGCAGCTCGAGGATCTCGTCCGCTCGCTCGGCCACGATGTCTGCGGCATGGCGGCAACGCGGACCCAGGCAGTCGAGATTGTCCAGCGCGAACAGCCTGGACTGGTGCTGGCCGACATCCAGCTGGCCGATGGCAGTTCAGGGCTTGATGCCGTGGACGACATCCTGCGCATCGGTTCGGTCCCGGTCATCTTCATAACCGCCTACCCCGAGCGTCTGCTTACCGGCGACCGTCCGGAGCCGACCTACCTCATCACCAAGCCATTCCAGGAACAGACGGTGCGCACCGCGATTAGCCAAGCGCTGTTCTTCGGCTCGAGTCGCCCGCTCTAA
- a CDS encoding sensor histidine kinase, producing MAVVKAELAPYAQDVQRHLEISGPDVELAPNDALSLGLAIHELATNAAKYGALSVETGQVSVTWDMAGENLARIEWVERGGPQIDTTVRRKRGFGTELVEKIVAHELRNPVDLQFEAEGVRCSLLIPVRRRGNFAIRQGRG from the coding sequence ATGGCTGTCGTGAAGGCTGAACTCGCGCCCTATGCGCAAGACGTGCAGCGACATCTCGAAATTTCCGGTCCGGACGTGGAGCTCGCGCCGAACGATGCCTTGTCGCTGGGCCTTGCCATTCACGAACTGGCGACCAACGCGGCAAAGTACGGTGCGCTAAGCGTCGAGACGGGGCAAGTGTCGGTCACATGGGACATGGCCGGCGAAAACCTTGCGCGCATCGAATGGGTCGAGCGGGGAGGTCCTCAGATCGATACCACTGTCCGCCGCAAGCGCGGTTTCGGCACAGAATTGGTAGAAAAGATCGTCGCGCACGAATTGCGCAATCCGGTCGATCTGCAGTTCGAGGCCGAAGGTGTGCGCTGCAGCCTGCTTATTCCTGTCAGGCGGCGCGGCAACTTCGCCATACGACAAGGGCGCGGCTAA
- a CDS encoding CHASE domain-containing protein — MAQSVASGLERRSNANAAYLRSSAALFATQQMVEAPLFRTFIRQLHLDGRYVGSDGIGWSMKVSRADIPAVEAIMRSGGWQDFAIRPKPDAERPFVVPVMFLEPDTQRNRRAIGFDMFSEATRRAAMKSAERTGQPTASGAVVLQQEGKEARQQGFLVYMPVYTLNSDPNQRTLRGYVYSPYNAQRFLESSIDTNHLGGAGVRLFDEDASGRRLMAEVAPVGASGRIIRQALDIAGHRFILEIEAPTTPMLSIMSVMSLLFGLLVATLLLVLARLLTQQAVEDRIALAWFEQQSSIRNSLTRELNHRVKNTLANVLSIISLTRRRATSLPEFADSLEKRIRALSATHDLLTQSDWGTTRSWLS, encoded by the coding sequence TTGGCGCAATCCGTCGCCTCCGGGCTGGAGCGGCGGTCCAACGCCAATGCTGCCTATCTGCGTTCGAGTGCCGCGCTATTTGCAACACAGCAGATGGTCGAGGCGCCCTTGTTCCGCACCTTCATCCGCCAATTGCATCTTGATGGCCGATATGTTGGTTCTGATGGGATCGGCTGGTCAATGAAGGTCAGCCGGGCGGATATTCCGGCGGTAGAAGCAATCATGCGAAGCGGAGGGTGGCAGGATTTCGCGATCAGGCCCAAGCCAGACGCGGAACGCCCTTTCGTCGTCCCGGTGATGTTCTTGGAGCCCGACACCCAGCGCAATCGACGCGCGATTGGCTTTGACATGTTTTCCGAGGCCACGCGGCGTGCGGCGATGAAGTCAGCCGAGCGTACTGGTCAGCCGACCGCGTCGGGCGCGGTGGTGCTGCAGCAGGAAGGCAAAGAGGCGCGCCAGCAGGGTTTCCTCGTCTACATGCCGGTTTATACGCTCAACAGCGATCCAAATCAGCGCACGCTGCGGGGATACGTGTATTCTCCCTACAATGCCCAGCGTTTCCTCGAATCGTCCATCGACACAAACCACCTGGGCGGGGCTGGTGTGCGATTGTTCGATGAAGATGCATCGGGCAGAAGGCTCATGGCCGAGGTGGCGCCGGTTGGCGCATCAGGACGCATCATTCGTCAGGCACTCGACATAGCCGGGCATCGCTTCATTCTGGAGATCGAGGCACCGACAACGCCAATGCTTTCGATCATGTCGGTCATGTCGCTGCTGTTCGGCCTGCTTGTCGCTACTCTGCTTCTGGTCCTGGCCCGCCTGTTGACCCAGCAGGCCGTGGAAGACCGCATCGCTCTGGCGTGGTTCGAGCAGCAGTCTTCGATCCGCAACTCGTTGACGCGCGAGCTCAATCATCGCGTCAAGAATACACTGGCCAATGTGCTGTCGATCATCTCGCTGACGCGCCGCCGCGCCACGAGCCTGCCGGAATTCGCCGACAGCCTGGAAAAGCGCATCCGGGCGCTGTCCGCCACGCACGATCTGTTGACCCAGTCCGACTGGGGAACAACCCGGTCATGGCTGTCGTGA
- a CDS encoding NepR family anti-sigma factor: protein MLSDECISMDGRDALTNAHLPRRCGHILDFSLEGEALTERMSKEQPMNPGQQRRKGGKTRPPEWADGLKRLYDSVLDEPLPDTFADLLNKLDDPSNG from the coding sequence TTGCTTTCTGATGAATGCATTTCAATGGACGGGCGCGATGCACTCACAAATGCGCATCTGCCGCGCCGTTGCGGTCACATTTTGGATTTTTCCCTGGAGGGGGAGGCGTTGACAGAGCGAATGTCGAAAGAACAACCAATGAATCCGGGTCAGCAGCGCCGCAAGGGCGGAAAAACGCGCCCGCCTGAATGGGCGGATGGGCTCAAACGCCTTTACGATTCCGTGCTCGATGAACCCCTGCCAGATACCTTTGCCGATCTGCTGAACAAGCTGGACGATCCATCCAATGGCTGA
- a CDS encoding sigma-70 family RNA polymerase sigma factor → MAEADPKAAGADIDKTPRPASDPVTFKRELTGVIPHLRAFARGLCGRPDLADDLVQETLLKAWAAQERFEPGTSMRAWTFVILRNAYLTDMRRNRFRADYDETVAERILVAPAAQEGPMHLSDMHRALLTLPPERREALLLVGAGGFSYEEAAQICGCAVGTIKSRVGRARAALSQMIENGQIPRRSTDDAVAHSAIMTELDQTVHAGSQS, encoded by the coding sequence ATGGCTGAAGCTGATCCGAAGGCTGCCGGTGCTGACATCGACAAGACGCCTCGCCCCGCCAGCGACCCCGTGACGTTCAAGCGTGAACTCACCGGCGTTATCCCCCACCTGCGCGCATTCGCTCGCGGTCTTTGCGGCCGGCCTGACCTGGCTGACGATCTCGTGCAGGAAACGCTGCTCAAAGCCTGGGCCGCGCAGGAGCGGTTCGAGCCGGGTACGTCGATGCGTGCGTGGACTTTCGTGATCCTTCGCAACGCTTACCTCACCGACATGCGCCGGAACCGCTTCCGCGCCGATTATGACGAAACCGTGGCAGAGCGGATCCTTGTGGCCCCCGCCGCACAGGAAGGCCCGATGCATCTTTCGGACATGCACCGCGCCTTGCTCACGCTTCCGCCAGAACGGCGCGAGGCACTGCTGCTGGTGGGCGCGGGCGGCTTCAGTTACGAAGAAGCCGCGCAGATTTGCGGGTGCGCCGTTGGTACGATCAAGAGCCGCGTTGGCCGCGCCCGCGCAGCACTGTCGCAAATGATCGAGAACGGGCAGATCCCGCGCCGCAGCACCGATGATGCCGTGGCTCACTCGGCCATCATGACCGAGCTGGATCAAACCGTTCACGCCGGCAGCCAGTCCTGA